A genome region from Coprococcus phoceensis includes the following:
- a CDS encoding DUF3791 domain-containing protein, whose product MSEKKKKIGFTVACINEFAQHYNLSIQEAFRYLFQFKGIAFIKENYEVEHTLDFGTIVEDLGILCRKNGGAL is encoded by the coding sequence ATGAGCGAAAAGAAAAAGAAAATAGGTTTTACTGTTGCGTGTATAAATGAATTTGCACAACATTATAATCTCAGCATACAAGAAGCATTCCGTTACCTTTTTCAATTTAAAGGGATTGCGTTTATAAAAGAAAACTATGAAGTTGAACATACTTTAGATTTTGGAACAATAGTAGAAGACTTAGGAATATTGTGCCGAAAAAACGGAGGCGCGTTATGA
- a CDS encoding NUDIX hydrolase, which yields MKEKYSDGIEWNTYEKLRKERPELFAESTQIPIVTDKETVDTFVRETGQKVGVMYSSEYHYLLVDLIRNPDGKLYTYERILPVVPSGAAVAVTIQNGLFVLLRQYRHAIRTSQYSFPRGFGEKELSPYENVKKEVHEEIGATVIKCEYLGEVVADSGLLANKVAVFACQVEGVQRRYAYEGIEDVVFLSAEELRKWIAEGKITDGFTLSAYSLYCAKNPNV from the coding sequence ATGAAAGAAAAATATAGTGATGGAATAGAATGGAACACATATGAAAAATTGCGGAAGGAACGTCCGGAGTTGTTTGCAGAGTCAACGCAGATTCCGATTGTGACGGATAAAGAGACGGTAGATACATTTGTGAGAGAGACCGGGCAAAAAGTAGGTGTGATGTATAGCAGTGAATACCATTATCTGCTTGTGGATCTGATTCGGAATCCAGATGGAAAGTTATATACATATGAAAGAATACTGCCGGTTGTGCCAAGTGGAGCAGCAGTGGCGGTGACGATTCAAAACGGATTGTTTGTGCTCCTGCGGCAATATCGGCACGCGATTCGAACGAGTCAGTATAGTTTTCCACGTGGATTTGGAGAAAAGGAACTCTCACCGTACGAAAATGTCAAAAAGGAAGTGCACGAAGAAATCGGTGCGACGGTTATCAAATGTGAATATTTGGGAGAGGTTGTCGCAGACAGTGGACTTTTAGCGAATAAAGTGGCGGTATTTGCGTGTCAGGTGGAAGGTGTTCAGAGGCGGTATGCCTACGAAGGAATTGAGGATGTGGTGTTTCTTTCAGCAGAAGAATTACGGAAATGGATTGCGGAGGGAAAGATTACGGATGGTTTTACACTGTCGGCATATAGCTTGTATTGTGCAAAGAATCCAAATGTGTGA
- a CDS encoding DUF3990 domain-containing protein — translation MRLYHGSNIVIDSINLAMCRPYKDFGKGFYLTDIKEQAEKMAVRVSKIYGGSPVVNTFEIQDDFRKIEDIKVKDFGLETTEEWAKFVMNNRNRTFTNVKDILCNKDNKYDIVIGPVADDNMALLFRQYENEIIDFETLLRGMIYKQTSSQYSFHTEKSIKLLRKVGN, via the coding sequence ATGAGATTATATCACGGAAGTAATATTGTAATTGATAGTATAAATTTGGCAATGTGCAGACCATATAAGGATTTTGGAAAAGGGTTCTATTTGACAGACATAAAAGAACAGGCAGAAAAAATGGCCGTAAGAGTGTCAAAGATTTATGGTGGTTCTCCCGTTGTCAATACTTTTGAAATACAAGATGATTTCAGAAAAATAGAGGATATCAAGGTTAAGGATTTCGGTTTAGAAACAACGGAAGAATGGGCAAAATTTGTCATGAATAATAGAAATCGAACATTTACAAATGTGAAAGATATTTTGTGTAATAAGGACAATAAATATGACATTGTTATAGGACCTGTTGCGGATGATAATATGGCATTATTATTTCGTCAGTATGAAAATGAAATTATTGATTTTGAAACTTTATTGAGAGGAATGATATATAAGCAGACATCGTCGCAGTATTCTTTTCATACAGAAAAAAGTATAAAACTTTTGCGAAAGGTAGGAAACTAA
- a CDS encoding ATP-binding protein: MRLGGESDPRNKSLMKMFNLINIGERAGSGVPNIFNVWNEEGFVEPEIEERFDPDRTILTLSFIKK, translated from the coding sequence ATGCGTTTGGGCGGAGAATCTGATCCACGAAATAAATCTCTCATGAAAATGTTTAACTTGATTAATATAGGTGAACGTGCCGGAAGTGGAGTACCGAATATTTTCAATGTATGGAATGAAGAAGGATTTGTAGAGCCAGAGATTGAAGAAAGATTTGATCCGGACAGAACGATTTTGACGCTTTCTTTTATAAAAAAGTGA
- a CDS encoding AlbA family DNA-binding domain-containing protein, giving the protein MRKEFDISRFDKYREDNRREVKKANGGLPVSLWDTYSSFANCYGGVIILGIKESGKRRIKLLLQIQAMSEPVKNRCVWAENLIHEINLS; this is encoded by the coding sequence GTGAGAAAAGAATTTGATATTTCACGGTTCGATAAATATAGAGAAGATAACAGAAGAGAAGTGAAGAAAGCGAATGGAGGATTACCGGTTTCATTATGGGACACATATTCTTCTTTTGCAAACTGTTATGGCGGTGTCATTATTTTAGGGATTAAAGAATCAGGAAAGAGACGGATAAAATTACTTTTGCAAATCCAGGCTATGTCCGAACCGGTAAAAAACAGATGCGTTTGGGCGGAGAATCTGATCCACGAAATAAATCTCTCATGA
- the spoIIID gene encoding sporulation transcriptional regulator SpoIIID yields the protein MKDYIEERAVEIAYYIIENQATVRQTAKKFGVSKSTIHKDVTERLLQINPGLANQARKILDQNKSERHIRGGMATREKYLHQH from the coding sequence ATGAAAGATTATATCGAGGAGCGAGCAGTAGAAATCGCATATTATATTATTGAGAACCAGGCGACAGTGCGGCAGACCGCAAAAAAATTTGGAGTAAGTAAGAGTACCATACATAAAGATGTAACGGAACGGCTTTTGCAGATTAATCCAGGGCTTGCCAATCAGGCACGAAAGATCTTAGATCAAAATAAGTCAGAAAGACATATCAGGGGAGGTATGGCAACAAGAGAAAAGTATTTGCATCAGCATTAG
- a CDS encoding AAA family ATPase: MSNIQITENESGKYSPEWFYTESQTPEWIAFAHKADELRENFINLFGIERLKSLSGRNLLTSLFYNDEGNKTNLCYMLEMDKDIREVFGGISGGSAYKFGLFYHKKNQSWTCGSPLRPIHLTEEEAIQKAEEIRNDLIEGAEIISSFGPLNSEEDYEQLYKQLGHISGINMVWRMKYYQILFPTLFAPFYGQDIQLRVLHFLNQKPSDIPFIRMGQISLYVRKCNVPGVVFAHIYGKNVGYTNDSDDSDTNTLSDKKHKIHYWMYTIFDDNSWIECQQKEIMVLGMDDIGDYSQYASKEALRQELINVYDSSTSRKNQALMAWNFANSISVNDVIYAKRSNTLVGKGIVTGDYVFDDLRQEYKSIRAVKWLQVGEWEHPGNAVAKRLTDITPYTDYIEKLTAIFALDELDDVDTQPEIDYPIYSSTDFLTDVYMNEQDYKTLVNVLKMKKNIILQGAPGVGKTFTAKRLAYSIIGAKNPDRVQMIQFHQSYSYEDFIEGYRPTENGFTIKKGSFYKFCKLAEEDDENDYFFIIDEINRGNLSKIFGELFMLIEKDKRGIELQLLYSDENFSVPANVYIIGMMNTADRSLAMLDYALRRRFSFFTMKPGFNTLGFQAYQDSLKSDAFNKLISCVKQLNSKIAEDISLGEGFCIGHSYFCGLTPETINTQTLASIVEYELIPLLKEYWFDEPAKIIDWSDRLRSAVK; encoded by the coding sequence ATGTCTAACATTCAGATAACAGAAAATGAATCGGGGAAATATTCTCCCGAATGGTTTTATACCGAATCTCAGACTCCCGAATGGATTGCATTTGCTCACAAGGCTGATGAACTACGAGAAAATTTTATAAATCTCTTTGGAATAGAACGCTTAAAATCTCTTTCCGGAAGGAATTTGTTAACTTCTTTATTCTATAACGACGAAGGAAATAAAACCAACCTCTGCTATATGCTTGAAATGGACAAAGATATTCGTGAAGTATTCGGAGGTATTTCTGGTGGATCTGCATATAAATTTGGACTCTTTTATCATAAAAAAAATCAGAGTTGGACTTGCGGATCACCATTAAGACCTATACATCTTACTGAAGAAGAAGCAATACAAAAAGCAGAAGAAATCCGTAATGACCTGATAGAAGGTGCGGAAATAATCTCTTCTTTTGGCCCTTTAAATTCTGAAGAAGATTATGAACAGCTTTACAAGCAACTGGGACATATCTCAGGAATCAATATGGTATGGCGAATGAAATATTATCAAATACTCTTTCCCACATTGTTTGCACCATTTTACGGACAAGATATTCAGCTGAGAGTATTACATTTTCTAAATCAAAAACCAAGCGATATTCCTTTCATTCGCATGGGACAAATTTCATTATATGTAAGAAAATGCAATGTTCCCGGAGTTGTTTTTGCCCATATTTATGGAAAGAATGTGGGATATACCAATGACTCTGATGATTCTGACACAAATACTCTTTCCGATAAAAAGCATAAAATTCACTACTGGATGTATACAATTTTTGACGATAATAGCTGGATTGAATGTCAGCAAAAAGAAATCATGGTTCTTGGTATGGATGACATCGGCGATTATTCCCAATACGCTTCTAAAGAAGCTCTTCGTCAAGAACTGATAAATGTGTATGACAGCAGTACTTCCCGAAAAAATCAGGCTTTGATGGCATGGAATTTTGCAAATAGCATATCAGTTAATGACGTGATTTATGCGAAACGTAGTAATACCCTTGTTGGTAAAGGTATTGTCACTGGAGATTATGTCTTTGATGATCTTCGTCAAGAATATAAAAGCATCCGCGCTGTAAAGTGGCTACAAGTTGGCGAATGGGAACATCCTGGTAATGCTGTTGCCAAACGCCTAACTGATATCACTCCATACACAGATTATATTGAAAAACTTACTGCCATCTTTGCTCTAGATGAATTGGATGATGTAGATACACAACCAGAAATCGACTATCCTATTTATTCTTCTACGGATTTCCTCACAGATGTGTATATGAATGAACAAGATTATAAAACACTGGTAAATGTCTTAAAAATGAAGAAAAACATTATTTTACAGGGTGCACCTGGAGTTGGAAAAACATTTACTGCCAAGCGACTTGCCTATTCCATTATCGGTGCAAAAAATCCAGACCGCGTTCAAATGATTCAGTTTCACCAGAGCTACTCATATGAAGATTTTATCGAAGGATACCGACCAACCGAAAATGGATTTACAATAAAAAAAGGCTCTTTTTACAAATTCTGCAAACTAGCTGAAGAAGATGATGAAAATGATTATTTTTTTATTATTGATGAAATCAATCGTGGTAATTTAAGTAAAATATTCGGCGAATTATTTATGCTAATCGAAAAAGACAAGCGTGGTATCGAACTACAGTTATTGTATTCTGATGAAAATTTTTCTGTACCTGCAAATGTGTATATCATTGGTATGATGAATACTGCTGATCGTAGTCTTGCCATGTTAGACTATGCTTTAAGACGACGTTTTTCATTTTTTACTATGAAACCAGGATTTAACACACTTGGTTTTCAAGCTTATCAGGATTCTTTAAAGAGTGATGCTTTTAACAAGTTAATTTCTTGTGTTAAACAACTCAATTCAAAAATAGCAGAAGACATTTCTCTAGGTGAAGGATTCTGTATTGGTCATAGCTATTTTTGTGGTTTAACTCCGGAAACAATCAACACCCAAACACTGGCATCCATTGTAGAATACGAATTGATTCCGCTTTTAAAAGAATATTGGTTTGATGAACCAGCCAAAATCATAGATTGGTCAGATCGGTTAAGGAGTGCTGTTAAATGA
- a CDS encoding beta-N-acetylglucosaminidase domain-containing protein — MKKIAKQMLTGLLAIAMVLTMGTPAIPKVYAQDNTQVEYEIYPNPHDMSYQEGEYVIRPEVNVVFEEKIDEATQNRMNEVLEAKDKNITVTAEKAEGKTNILVGTYNSKGYVDNYVKENYNVDASLFEHYGSYFLASNNDEIVILGVDTDAAFYGITSLKHIFNQMDGSTIRNFEMRDYADVNIRGFIEGYYGIPWSNEDRMSLMRFGGDFKMTSYIFAPKDDPYHSAKWREPYPADKLEEIKEMTEVGNASKCRFVWTIHPFMNGGITEATYDADIQKIKDKFNQLYNVGVRQFGVLGDDAGNLPRKVVIRVMNDLQKWADEKGDVYDLVFCPQGYNHSWQGNYSELNELDEGFPEDVRIFWTGEAVCQPIEQKTLDHFRRHNLPEGKTERRAPLFWLNWPVNDINHGRMLMGKGVQLHTDINVNDIYGAVTNPMQESEASKVAIFAVADYAWNVKGFEVDKSWEDSFKYIEADATEELHTLAKHMSNPQPNGHGLVLPESEELQPLLNEFKTKLDNNESVKEVGARLMQEMDVIIDACDGFHAKSKNEALKAELLPFTNSLKELCKSIRSFVEAQIAIENDDMYAAFNSYTAGSSSFKTSKTFTKPMINGNPQVVSPGSTHLIPLAEKLEKKLSGPINDYVSGEGENPLVITAESSFDTWYSGNINNIIDGDENTHAWHNGEEAAGQYYQVNFSKPSTVYGVHILNGANQSGKAQDTFGKAKVKYKVSGEDTWKDLTDKEYGPYAERVDVSGIEIENVVAVRYECTQKGSGNKWPSMREFKVSTTPETGVEFTKEVIRTQDGWAPYQGEESNLIDENTQTSIWYNVRQNGNPANTTIKGDYVGVKLSQPITLGKIDILQGKNDNDGDYFKNVKLQYSVNGTDWKDIPGVEPFKNTRHIQVDLSDKNIEAQYVRLENQENQESWIAFREFDVDAKVFYNAKAYTNVDAYKDFGANVFADSAELAPQNDIALEKDQYIGLKLDRVHEITTIEKQLKDADGITLEVSKNGYEWTEYAAGKNVDARYVRLINKTDAKKTFDIQKLSLKTFEIYEKSLVADQTTFAIGEAASNPATNLFDGDRTTQVIYQGSQNQGAKFVYDLGQTIDLKTLKVVCRDSEIDFPRHAKISVSTDGQKWTDVMTIGNQDKENEGEASNEDNINDVLPLHETSYNAKLEENINQKARFIKFEITRTKVGSDKWVRFQEFEINGGEYMPTVNDPTFESDCLDTRNGKYAYMVDADLSTAFVPAKETGTLNYTVSDNNNVNVIKIIQGADAISNATVKARTLKNPDKWITLGTLAQTVNEFVLEKDTVLLDVKLEWKNVTPSITELVFAKTDTVNVDKAELKKLLDNKEDTSSWTTDSKQAYDAAIAAGQKVYDSEHASKGSVDSAVLAIKNAVADKELKGDMSKLQAALDKALKDSENYTARTWRVYSNAVSAIETAMENADNTSVADVEKLLADLEAAKSALVYNPSAMEECMLAVQAENDFINATDKSIYTEESWNNFVAAKEAVEQLIEKNKTTPVHPSEFKDALKALKDAKEGLTFVPVAPVSKEVLSGLIKTAEGLDAQLYTKDSYQALTEALNAAKAEFDRTDSTEESVKAAVDKLDAAIKALVTRANGEEVKAYINGIELKDASKYTEESYKVYKDAYQKLCGVLDRLDNVSQEEYLKLRNAFETAEANLVEKDAAKPEQPKPDKPQQDQKPDSDDKHEVHTGDTTESSLPMAWLLASVVAVGGILISKKKRVK; from the coding sequence ATGAAAAAGATTGCAAAACAAATGTTGACAGGATTACTGGCGATTGCAATGGTTTTAACAATGGGAACGCCGGCAATTCCAAAGGTTTATGCACAGGACAACACTCAGGTGGAATACGAGATTTATCCGAATCCACATGACATGTCCTACCAAGAGGGAGAATATGTTATTCGCCCGGAAGTGAATGTAGTTTTTGAAGAGAAAATTGATGAAGCTACACAGAACAGAATGAATGAAGTTCTGGAAGCGAAAGACAAGAATATCACTGTGACAGCAGAAAAAGCAGAAGGTAAGACAAACATTTTAGTTGGTACCTACAATTCAAAAGGTTATGTAGACAACTATGTGAAGGAGAACTACAACGTAGATGCAAGCTTGTTTGAGCATTATGGTTCTTATTTTCTGGCATCCAACAATGATGAGATCGTCATTTTAGGTGTGGATACAGATGCAGCATTCTACGGAATTACATCATTAAAACATATCTTTAATCAGATGGACGGGTCTACAATCCGCAATTTCGAGATGAGAGATTATGCAGATGTAAATATTCGTGGATTTATCGAAGGCTATTATGGAATTCCATGGTCTAATGAAGACCGCATGTCTTTGATGAGATTTGGTGGAGACTTCAAGATGACTTCTTATATCTTTGCGCCGAAGGATGACCCATATCATTCTGCAAAATGGCGTGAGCCATACCCGGCAGATAAATTGGAAGAAATCAAAGAGATGACAGAAGTCGGAAATGCATCAAAATGTCGTTTTGTATGGACAATCCATCCATTTATGAACGGTGGTATCACAGAGGCAACATATGACGCAGATATCCAAAAGATTAAAGATAAATTTAATCAGTTGTACAATGTCGGAGTGCGTCAATTTGGTGTACTGGGAGATGATGCAGGAAATCTTCCTAGAAAAGTTGTAATTAGAGTTATGAATGACTTGCAGAAATGGGCAGATGAAAAAGGCGATGTATATGATCTCGTATTTTGTCCGCAAGGCTACAACCATTCATGGCAGGGAAATTATTCTGAATTAAATGAATTAGATGAAGGTTTCCCGGAAGATGTTCGTATTTTTTGGACAGGTGAAGCAGTGTGTCAGCCAATCGAGCAGAAGACACTGGATCACTTTAGAAGGCATAATTTACCGGAGGGCAAGACAGAACGTCGTGCACCGTTATTCTGGTTAAACTGGCCTGTAAATGATATCAATCATGGACGTATGCTGATGGGAAAAGGTGTGCAGCTTCACACAGATATCAATGTAAATGATATTTACGGAGCAGTGACAAACCCAATGCAGGAGTCAGAGGCTTCTAAGGTTGCGATTTTTGCAGTTGCAGATTATGCATGGAATGTAAAAGGATTCGAGGTAGATAAGAGCTGGGAGGATTCTTTCAAATACATTGAAGCAGATGCGACAGAAGAATTACACACACTGGCAAAACATATGTCGAATCCACAGCCAAACGGACACGGTTTGGTGTTGCCGGAATCAGAAGAATTACAGCCGTTGTTGAACGAATTTAAGACAAAACTGGACAACAATGAATCTGTAAAAGAAGTTGGAGCAAGATTGATGCAGGAAATGGATGTCATCATCGACGCTTGTGATGGTTTTCATGCAAAAAGCAAAAATGAAGCGCTCAAAGCGGAGTTACTGCCATTTACAAATTCACTGAAAGAATTATGTAAATCAATCCGCTCATTTGTAGAAGCGCAGATTGCAATTGAAAATGATGATATGTATGCAGCGTTTAACAGCTACACAGCAGGAAGCTCAAGCTTTAAGACATCAAAGACATTTACAAAGCCAATGATCAATGGAAACCCACAGGTAGTATCACCAGGTTCTACACACTTGATTCCATTAGCAGAAAAATTAGAAAAGAAACTATCCGGCCCAATCAATGATTATGTATCCGGTGAGGGAGAAAATCCGCTGGTGATCACAGCAGAGTCAAGCTTTGATACATGGTATTCCGGAAATATTAACAATATTATCGATGGCGATGAAAATACACATGCATGGCACAATGGCGAAGAAGCGGCAGGACAGTACTACCAGGTAAATTTCAGTAAACCAAGTACAGTTTACGGTGTCCATATTTTAAATGGTGCAAATCAAAGCGGAAAAGCTCAGGATACATTTGGAAAGGCAAAAGTAAAATACAAAGTATCCGGAGAAGACACATGGAAAGACTTAACAGATAAAGAATACGGTCCATATGCAGAGCGTGTAGATGTATCCGGTATCGAGATTGAGAATGTTGTGGCAGTACGTTATGAATGTACACAAAAAGGCTCAGGCAATAAATGGCCATCTATGAGAGAATTCAAAGTATCCACAACACCGGAGACAGGAGTTGAGTTTACGAAAGAAGTCATCCGTACACAGGACGGATGGGCTCCATATCAAGGAGAAGAAAGTAACTTGATTGACGAAAATACACAGACATCAATCTGGTATAATGTAAGACAGAATGGAAATCCGGCAAATACTACAATCAAAGGTGACTATGTCGGAGTGAAATTATCACAGCCAATCACGTTAGGTAAAATTGATATTTTACAGGGTAAGAATGACAATGATGGTGATTACTTCAAGAATGTAAAATTGCAGTATTCAGTAAATGGAACAGACTGGAAGGATATTCCGGGTGTAGAGCCGTTTAAAAATACAAGACATATTCAGGTAGATCTTTCGGACAAAAACATCGAGGCACAGTATGTTCGTCTGGAAAATCAGGAAAATCAGGAGAGCTGGATTGCTTTCAGAGAATTTGATGTAGATGCAAAAGTATTTTACAATGCGAAAGCATATACAAACGTAGATGCATATAAAGATTTTGGGGCAAACGTATTTGCAGATTCAGCAGAGCTGGCTCCACAAAATGACATTGCGTTGGAGAAAGATCAATATATTGGTCTGAAATTAGATCGTGTACATGAGATTACAACGATTGAGAAGCAGTTAAAAGATGCAGACGGTATTACATTAGAAGTATCGAAAAACGGATACGAATGGACTGAGTATGCAGCTGGAAAGAATGTAGATGCACGTTATGTACGTCTCATCAACAAGACAGATGCGAAGAAAACATTCGATATTCAGAAGCTGTCATTGAAGACATTTGAGATTTATGAAAAATCACTTGTAGCTGATCAGACAACGTTTGCAATCGGTGAGGCGGCAAGCAATCCGGCGACAAACCTGTTTGACGGAGACCGCACGACACAGGTTATCTATCAGGGAAGCCAGAATCAGGGCGCAAAATTTGTCTATGATCTGGGACAGACAATTGACCTGAAGACATTGAAAGTAGTATGTAGAGACAGTGAGATTGATTTCCCACGTCACGCAAAGATTTCAGTATCAACAGATGGTCAAAAGTGGACAGATGTGATGACAATCGGTAATCAGGATAAAGAAAATGAAGGCGAAGCTTCAAACGAAGATAATATCAATGATGTACTTCCGTTACATGAGACTTCCTACAATGCAAAATTGGAAGAAAATATCAACCAGAAAGCTCGTTTTATCAAGTTTGAGATTACAAGAACAAAAGTAGGTTCAGATAAATGGGTGAGATTCCAGGAATTTGAGATCAATGGCGGTGAGTATATGCCGACAGTGAACGACCCGACATTTGAAAGTGACTGTCTGGATACAAGAAACGGAAAATATGCATACATGGTAGATGCTGATCTGTCTACAGCATTTGTTCCGGCAAAAGAAACAGGAACATTGAACTATACAGTTTCTGACAATAACAATGTCAATGTGATTAAGATCATTCAGGGAGCAGACGCAATTTCCAATGCGACTGTAAAAGCCCGTACATTGAAAAATCCGGATAAATGGATTACACTTGGAACGCTTGCACAGACAGTAAATGAGTTCGTATTAGAAAAAGATACCGTTCTCTTAGATGTGAAATTAGAGTGGAAAAATGTGACACCATCTATCACAGAATTAGTATTTGCAAAAACAGATACTGTGAATGTGGACAAAGCAGAACTGAAAAAGCTGTTAGACAACAAAGAAGATACTTCTTCTTGGACAACAGACAGTAAGCAGGCATATGATGCGGCAATTGCAGCAGGTCAGAAAGTATATGACAGCGAACATGCAAGCAAAGGAAGCGTTGACAGCGCAGTACTTGCAATTAAAAATGCAGTGGCAGACAAAGAGTTGAAAGGCGATATGTCAAAATTGCAGGCAGCATTGGACAAGGCGCTGAAAGATTCTGAGAACTACACAGCAAGAACATGGCGTGTATACAGCAACGCAGTAAGTGCGATTGAAACAGCAATGGAAAATGCGGATAATACATCAGTAGCAGATGTAGAAAAATTACTTGCAGATTTAGAGGCGGCAAAATCAGCGCTTGTATACAATCCGTCTGCAATGGAAGAATGTATGCTCGCAGTGCAGGCAGAAAATGACTTTATCAATGCAACAGATAAATCTATCTATACAGAAGAGTCTTGGAATAATTTTGTTGCGGCAAAAGAAGCAGTGGAACAGCTGATTGAAAAGAACAAGACAACACCGGTACACCCATCAGAATTTAAAGATGCATTGAAAGCGTTGAAAGATGCAAAAGAGGGATTGACTTTTGTACCGGTAGCACCTGTATCAAAAGAAGTGTTGTCTGGATTGATTAAAACAGCGGAAGGTTTAGATGCACAGCTTTATACAAAAGACAGCTATCAGGCATTGACAGAAGCACTTAACGCTGCAAAAGCAGAATTTGACAGAACAGACAGTACAGAGGAGTCTGTAAAAGCGGCTGTTGACAAATTAGATGCAGCGATCAAAGCGCTTGTGACAAGAGCAAATGGTGAGGAAGTGAAAGCTTATATCAATGGTATTGAGTTGAAAGATGCCTCAAAATACACAGAGGAATCTTACAAGGTATATAAAGATGCATATCAGAAACTTTGTGGAGTATTAGATCGTCTTGACAATGTTTCACAGGAAGAATATCTGAAACTGAGAAATGCATTTGAGACAGCGGAAGCAAATCTTGTGGAGAAAGATGCTGCTAAGCCAGAACAACCAAAACCAGATAAACCACAGCAGGATCAGAAACCAGATTCGGATGACAAGCATGAAGTTCACACAGGTGACACAACAGAAAGTAGTCTGCCAATGGCATGGTTGCTTGCAAGTGTTGTCGCAGTGGGCGGAATATTGATCAGCAAAAAGAAAAGAGTAAAATAG
- the mcrC gene encoding 5-methylcytosine-specific restriction endonuclease system specificity protein McrC — protein MIPVQNIYYMLSYAFQSLQAQNYKNLATEKLHNTAELCAAILDKGISIQLKRGLGRDYVPKSESLSTLQGKLNISESIKTQALLKKQIICTYDEFSTNTQFNQIIKSTMLLLLKANITNTRKKSLRNLLLFFSDVSEIDLRFVNWNQHYNRSNQSYQMLIGICYLVYNGLLQTQTDGTTKIMDFFDEQRMCRLYEKFLLEYYRKEHPKLSANASQITWQLDDSENQLLPKMQTDIMLSQENNILIIDAKYYSHMTQRQYGTNTLHSNNLYQIFTYVKNKEFELKNCEHTVSGMLLYAQTDEDIIPNNTYQMSGNQISVRTLNLNQDFSRIAESLDDIVKNYF, from the coding sequence ATGATTCCTGTACAAAATATTTACTATATGCTATCCTACGCTTTCCAATCATTACAAGCACAGAATTACAAAAATCTTGCTACAGAAAAATTGCATAACACCGCTGAATTATGTGCAGCCATTCTTGATAAAGGCATTAGCATACAATTAAAACGTGGCTTAGGAAGAGATTATGTCCCAAAATCAGAATCGCTTTCTACACTCCAAGGAAAACTTAATATTTCCGAATCCATTAAAACTCAAGCTCTGCTGAAAAAACAAATAATTTGTACATACGATGAATTTTCAACTAATACACAATTTAACCAGATTATCAAATCTACAATGTTATTACTACTTAAAGCCAATATTACAAATACACGCAAAAAGAGTCTACGGAATCTGTTGTTATTTTTTTCTGATGTTAGTGAAATTGATTTACGTTTTGTAAACTGGAACCAGCATTATAATCGTTCCAACCAAAGTTATCAAATGCTAATCGGAATCTGTTATCTGGTTTATAACGGACTTCTGCAAACACAAACTGACGGCACCACGAAAATAATGGATTTTTTTGACGAACAACGTATGTGCCGTTTATATGAAAAATTTTTGCTTGAATATTATCGAAAAGAACATCCAAAACTATCTGCCAATGCATCACAGATTACATGGCAACTTGATGATTCCGAAAACCAATTGCTTCCTAAAATGCAAACCGATATCATGCTGTCTCAAGAGAACAATATACTTATTATCGATGCAAAATATTATTCACACATGACTCAGCGACAATACGGAACAAATACCTTGCATTCCAATAATCTCTATCAAATTTTTACATATGTGAAAAACAAGGAGTTCGAATTGAAAAACTGTGAACATACTGTCTCCGGAATGCTTCTTTATGCACAGACCGATGAAGATATTATTCCCAATAATACCTACCAAATGAGCGGAAACCAGATTTCTGTACGTACACTAAATTTAAATCAAGATTTTTCAAGAATTGCAGAATCACTGGATGATATAGTAAAAAATTATTTTTAG